From Sediminibacterium sp. TEGAF015, a single genomic window includes:
- a CDS encoding tetratricopeptide repeat protein gives MNRIARIQEMLKENPSDLFLRHALALEWIKVGEDAQARLLFESILTDAPDYVGSYYHLAKLLERTGENEAAISWYEKGMAAAKEAKDQHAYNELQAAYEDLVY, from the coding sequence ATGAACAGGATAGCGCGAATTCAAGAGATGTTAAAAGAAAATCCTTCGGATCTTTTTTTAAGGCATGCATTGGCATTGGAGTGGATTAAAGTGGGGGAGGATGCCCAAGCCCGCCTTTTATTTGAATCCATTCTCACTGATGCGCCTGATTATGTTGGGTCATACTATCACCTGGCTAAGTTACTGGAAAGAACAGGTGAGAACGAAGCCGCCATTTCCTGGTACGAAAAAGGAATGGCTGCTGCAAAAGAAGCCAAAGATCAACATGCCTACAATGAATTGCAGGCTGCCTATGAGGATCTGGTTTATTAA
- a CDS encoding electron transfer flavoprotein subunit beta/FixA family protein: MKILVCVSKTPDTTAKIAFTDGNTKFDEAGVQWIINPYDEWYSLVRAIELKEANPAATIHLVTVGNADAEPIIRKALALGGDEAIRVNTDNSDAYYIAAQIAEVAKQGGYDLVFTGKETIDYNGSSIGGMIAEMIDAPYISLATKFDLNGTTATVVREIEGGEETAEVALPVVVSCQKGVAEQRIPNMRGIMAARTKPLKVVEPAAIDALTTVVNFELPPAKAGVKLVAPDNVEELVRLLHEEAKAI, encoded by the coding sequence ATGAAGATTTTAGTTTGTGTTAGCAAAACACCAGACACCACTGCCAAAATTGCCTTCACAGATGGCAATACCAAATTTGATGAAGCAGGCGTGCAATGGATTATCAATCCTTACGATGAATGGTATTCATTGGTAAGAGCCATTGAATTAAAAGAAGCCAATCCAGCAGCTACCATTCATCTGGTAACCGTTGGAAATGCAGATGCAGAGCCAATCATCAGAAAGGCATTGGCACTGGGTGGAGACGAAGCGATTCGTGTAAATACCGATAACAGTGATGCGTATTATATTGCTGCACAAATTGCTGAAGTTGCCAAACAAGGTGGATATGACCTGGTTTTTACCGGTAAAGAAACCATTGACTACAACGGCTCTTCTATTGGAGGTATGATTGCAGAAATGATTGACGCTCCGTATATTTCACTGGCCACCAAATTTGATTTAAACGGAACTACAGCAACGGTTGTTCGTGAAATTGAAGGTGGAGAAGAAACGGCGGAAGTGGCTTTACCCGTGGTGGTAAGTTGCCAGAAGGGTGTTGCCGAACAACGTATTCCTAACATGCGTGGTATCATGGCTGCCAGAACCAAACCATTGAAAGTGGTTGAACCAGCTGCAATAGATGCATTAACCACTGTTGTGAACTTTGAGTTGCCTCCGGCAAAAGCAGGCGTTAAACTGGTAGCACCAGACAACGTGGAAGAACTGGTAAGATTATTACACGAGGAAGCAAAAGCCATCTAA
- a CDS encoding electron transfer flavoprotein subunit alpha/FixB family protein: MSVLIFIDQSEGQVKKSSLEAITYGVDLAKQMGTTAEGIVLGTVTEDLSALGKYGVTKIHQVANDTLNHLDAQLYASVISEAATASGANVLVFSHNQTGKAVAARVAAKLKAGLVAGACALPDTSNGFVVKKTVFSGKAFANISIQSPVKVISLNPNSYKTVATEGTAAVAAFAATVGQPRVKVTAINKITGEVPLTEADIVVSGGRGLKGPENWGILLDLAKELGAATACSRPVGDAHWRPHHEHVGQTGVQVAPNLYIAIGISGAIQHLAGVNRSKVIVVINKDPEAPFFKAADYGIVGDAFEVVPQLTAAIQKLKAGA; encoded by the coding sequence ATGTCAGTGTTAATATTTATCGATCAATCAGAAGGTCAAGTAAAAAAATCTTCTTTGGAAGCCATCACTTATGGTGTTGACCTTGCCAAACAAATGGGCACAACTGCAGAAGGAATTGTGCTGGGAACTGTTACCGAAGATTTATCTGCTTTGGGAAAATACGGAGTAACTAAAATTCATCAGGTTGCCAACGATACATTGAATCACCTGGATGCACAATTGTATGCCAGTGTAATCAGTGAAGCTGCCACAGCAAGCGGAGCAAATGTGCTAGTATTTTCACACAACCAAACAGGTAAAGCAGTTGCTGCACGTGTTGCTGCAAAACTAAAAGCAGGATTGGTTGCAGGTGCCTGCGCACTACCAGATACCAGCAATGGTTTTGTTGTAAAGAAAACCGTATTCTCAGGAAAGGCTTTTGCCAACATAAGCATTCAGTCTCCGGTGAAAGTAATTTCTTTGAATCCGAATTCTTATAAAACAGTTGCAACAGAAGGAACTGCGGCTGTAGCTGCTTTTGCTGCTACAGTAGGTCAGCCTCGTGTAAAAGTAACTGCTATTAATAAAATTACAGGCGAAGTACCATTAACAGAGGCAGATATTGTAGTAAGTGGCGGTCGCGGCTTAAAAGGACCAGAAAACTGGGGCATTTTGTTAGACCTTGCCAAAGAACTGGGTGCTGCTACTGCTTGTAGCCGTCCTGTTGGCGATGCACACTGGAGACCGCACCATGAACACGTAGGACAAACCGGTGTTCAGGTTGCTCCTAACTTATACATTGCTATTGGTATTTCAGGTGCTATTCAGCATTTGGCCGGTGTAAACCGTTCTAAAGTAATTGTTGTTATCAACAAAGACCCTGAAGCTCCTTTCTTTAAAGCAGCAGACTACGGTATCGTAGGAGATGCTTTTGAAGTAGTACCACAATTAACTGCTGCTATTCAAAAATTGAAAGCAGGCGCATAA
- a CDS encoding cupin domain-containing protein yields MPLYSIHEIPSCNLIEGYDAQFIHTAQATYSHVKAAAGAVLPKHSHPQEQVSYILEGKFELTVNDIPYELEPGQVFVIPSNALHSGRAITDCFILDVFTPVREDYREKGGIQLG; encoded by the coding sequence ATGCCCCTTTACTCAATTCATGAAATACCTTCCTGTAATTTAATTGAAGGATACGACGCTCAGTTTATACATACAGCACAGGCTACGTACTCTCATGTGAAAGCAGCTGCCGGAGCAGTTTTGCCGAAGCATTCGCATCCACAGGAACAGGTATCGTATATTTTAGAAGGAAAATTTGAACTGACCGTTAACGATATTCCGTATGAGCTTGAACCTGGTCAGGTATTTGTAATTCCATCGAATGCCTTGCACAGCGGAAGGGCAATAACAGATTGTTTTATACTCGATGTCTTCACGCCAGTGCGTGAAGACTATCGAGAAAAAGGTGGAATTCAATTGGGATAA
- a CDS encoding DUF3817 domain-containing protein — protein sequence MKKTKKHNHPLFSYIGYAEGISLLVLLSIAMPLKYLAGYPLAVKYTGWAHGVLFVAYLALALWVKEQENWPFRYLIYVFLAAFFPFGTFYFDKWLKKQQTA from the coding sequence ATGAAAAAAACAAAAAAGCATAACCATCCACTTTTTAGTTATATCGGGTATGCAGAAGGAATTTCCTTATTGGTTTTATTGTCAATAGCAATGCCTTTAAAATATTTAGCGGGCTACCCATTAGCTGTGAAGTATACAGGCTGGGCACACGGTGTTTTGTTTGTTGCCTATTTGGCACTGGCTCTTTGGGTGAAGGAACAGGAAAACTGGCCATTCCGCTACCTGATCTATGTTTTTCTAGCTGCATTTTTCCCTTTTGGAACTTTCTATTTTGATAAATGGCTGAAGAAACAGCAAACGGCATAA
- a CDS encoding bifunctional nuclease family protein: MKKIELEIVALSHSITQTHSYAVVLGEVNGLRRLPIVIGGFEAQAIAVALENMHPSRPLTHDLMKNFMNAFGVELQEIIINDLQEGIFYSKLVCYTDNDTVEIDSRTSDALALAVRFGCPIFTYDTILESAGIALEEGGTPKPKMEAVGVEEPASSSDRSDLSSLNIEELNLLLNEVLEQEDYIRAIAIRDELKKRK; this comes from the coding sequence ATGAAGAAGATTGAACTGGAAATTGTTGCGCTTTCACATAGCATTACACAGACCCACTCTTATGCAGTTGTGCTGGGTGAAGTAAATGGACTTCGTCGTCTCCCCATTGTTATAGGCGGTTTTGAAGCACAAGCCATTGCAGTAGCGTTGGAAAATATGCACCCGAGCAGACCCCTGACACACGATCTGATGAAAAATTTCATGAATGCATTTGGGGTAGAATTACAAGAGATCATCATCAACGATTTACAGGAAGGAATTTTTTATTCAAAACTAGTTTGTTATACAGATAACGATACAGTTGAAATTGATAGCAGAACCAGCGATGCACTGGCTTTGGCGGTGCGATTTGGATGCCCAATATTTACCTACGATACAATTCTGGAATCTGCAGGTATTGCTTTGGAAGAAGGAGGTACCCCAAAACCTAAAATGGAAGCTGTGGGTGTGGAAGAACCTGCCAGCAGCAGTGATCGTTCCGATTTAAGTTCCCTGAACATTGAAGAACTCAATCTTTTATTGAATGAAGTATTAGAGCAGGAAGATTATATCCGCGCCATTGCCATTCGGGATGAGTTGAAAAAAAGAAAATAG
- a CDS encoding 4-(cytidine 5'-diphospho)-2-C-methyl-D-erythritol kinase, translating into MVCFPNCKINLGLHITGKRPDGFHALETVFYPVALTDMLEIISATSLSFQSTGLSIPGTADNNLCLKAYQLLKKDFPELPPVKMHLHKTIPMGAGLGGGSADGAFALQLLNNKYKLELGKEQLIQYAAQLGSDCPFFILNQACYATGRGEILEPIALDLSAWHFVLVNPGIHVNTKWAFEQITPGSSGKDLKAIMQLPVENWKEQLSNDFEAPIAKAYPAIQEIKDRLYQLGASYAAMSGSGSTLFGLFKAKPEASIREAFKESNVYLIS; encoded by the coding sequence ATGGTCTGTTTCCCCAATTGTAAAATAAATCTTGGATTACACATCACGGGTAAAAGGCCGGATGGTTTTCATGCATTAGAAACTGTTTTTTATCCGGTTGCTTTAACAGATATGCTGGAAATTATTTCCGCCACTTCGCTTTCGTTTCAATCAACAGGTTTATCCATTCCCGGCACTGCAGACAATAACCTTTGTTTAAAAGCCTACCAATTACTGAAAAAAGATTTTCCTGAGTTACCACCCGTTAAAATGCATTTGCACAAAACCATTCCCATGGGTGCAGGCCTAGGTGGAGGAAGTGCAGATGGCGCATTTGCATTGCAATTATTAAACAACAAGTACAAACTGGAGCTAGGCAAAGAACAGTTAATTCAATACGCAGCACAACTGGGTAGCGACTGTCCATTTTTTATCTTGAATCAGGCTTGTTATGCAACAGGCAGAGGAGAAATACTCGAACCCATTGCACTCGATTTATCCGCCTGGCATTTTGTATTGGTGAATCCCGGAATTCATGTAAATACGAAATGGGCATTTGAACAAATTACACCCGGTTCTTCAGGCAAAGATTTGAAAGCCATTATGCAATTGCCAGTTGAGAACTGGAAAGAACAATTGAGCAATGATTTTGAAGCACCAATAGCAAAAGCTTATCCGGCTATTCAGGAAATAAAAGATCGGTTGTATCAATTAGGTGCCAGCTATGCAGCCATGAGCGGAAGCGGATCTACCCTCTTTGGACTATTCAAAGCAAAACCGGAAGCTTCTATTCGCGAAGCATTTAAAGAGAGCAACGTTTACCTTATTTCTTAA